A window of the Planococcus citri chromosome 4, ihPlaCitr1.1, whole genome shotgun sequence genome harbors these coding sequences:
- the Kank gene encoding uncharacterized protein Kank isoform X1 has translation MCLGIITQAQDGIVEGLITNGKYWTTECIRHPKRRLCTCCPNGMHIDVDFDIFYKTLTKMQRNNVESPTKQFKYFKRKQEPTFDALLGSQNHPTSNIDEIVYKSRDMPAKASPDVQESLEQALHDFEETLIRSCTTDSRSPITSPLLSNHFSSSLSLRSDTKSDYTYKPINGEREKYVNGDINFTTTTTQSTATMTVSPKKPQFKETGINCSVITRDVGTNYSLFNHVNVATNTSLDTTDSQTMTELSSPEQPRRKFSLTQIFNDAKKSNFTSVGTQTFNKITLLEIIEKRDTGIQTEPDTRTECTLKNIFDGKYKRNRSVATSTQDLPNSTPHSSGLTQLQTDLINLKRTYSKYCQTKDVIVKENVLCTKRGCQTDQIPVPRTKESGVNTIKKKLVDASTETSFSTPVLCEKCQTSNLSNLGKDSPLSVSKIPRPKSIPIAPHNRKKLMRQDTYVKIPAQDEQIKKSDIVKSPESKTPTSDSRSQNEFAEETFFQPISDNKIKAEPSTEMKAAMKVLNDSLHKPTFSKLKQTTLKNAISVIQQEWFKISSLSIADPLVVEDYLDAIEEISTSLLEYVVNMRDGAGNTAMHYAVSHGNFDVVSILLDSKVCDINVVNDAGYTCIMLVSLAEIKSSTHCDVIRRLFQMADINLKAKKHGQTTLMLAASHGKLDVVNLLLECGADVNIQDDDGSTALMCAAEHGYLDIVNALSSHPECDLTIKDNDGSNALTIAMEAGHREIGIALYARQHFADMNSNGSKEKRSRSANPILMEHRTRTPSLKSTPSSPSAAL, from the exons ATGTGTCTAGGTATAATAACACAAGCACAAGACGGAATCGTCGAAG GTTTAATAACGAACGGTAAATATTGGACGACGGAATGCATCAGGCATCCAAAACGCAGATTATGCACGTGTTGTCCAAATGGAATGCATATCGATGTAGATTTCGAcatattttataaaactttaaCCAAAATGCAACGTAACAATGTAGAATCACCGACTAAACAATTCAAGTACTTTAAACGAAAACAAGAGCCGACGTTCGACGCATTGCTCGGATCGCAGAATCATCCAACCAGCAACATCGATGAGATCGTTTACAAG AGCAGAGATATGCCGGCGAAAGCTTCACCGGATGTTCAAGAGTCACTGGAACAAGCTCTGCACGATTTCGAAGAAACCTTGATACGGTCGTGTACTACTGATTCTAGATCTCCAATCACGTCGCCTTTGCTTAGTAATCATTTCAGTAGTTCTTTGTCTTTGCGAAGCGATACAAAATCGG atTACACATATAAGCCGATAAATGGCGAAAGAGAGAAATACGTGAACGGAGATATCAATtttacaacgacgacgacgcagaGCACGGCCACGATGACAGTATCGCCAAAAAAGCCACAGTTCAAGGAAACCGGAATCAACTGCTCGGTTATCACTAGAGATGTGGGTACGAATTACAGTCTATTCAATCACGTCAACGTAGCCACAAATACTTCGCTGGATACTACGGATTCTCAAACGATGACTGAACTTTCATCACCGGAACAACCCAGACGTAAATTTAGTCTGACGCAGATTTTTAacgatgcaaaaaaatcaaatttcacttcAGTTGGTACCCAAACGTTCAACAAAATCACACTTttagaaataattgaaaaaagagaCACCGGTATACAAACTGAACCCGATACCCGGACTGAATGCACATTGAAGAATATCTTCGATGGTAAATATAAAAGAAATCGATCGGTGGCGACGTCTACGCAAGATCTACCAAATTCAACTCCACATTCCAGTGGACTTACTCAACTACAGACTGATctaataaatttaaaacgaaCTTATTCCAAATACTGCCAAACGAAAGATGTTATCGTTAAGGAAAATGTTCTATGTACGAAACGAGGGTGTCAGACGGATCAGATACCAGTACCTCGAACGAAAGAGTCCGGTGTCAATACGATTAAGAAAAAATTAGTCGACGCGTCCACTGAGACGTCTTTCAGTACGCCTGTATTGTGCGAAAAATGCCAAACGAGCAACTTATCCAATTTGGGTAAGGATAGTCCGTTATCTGTATCGAAAATACCGCGACCAAAAAGCATACCTATCGCGCCTCATAACAGGAAGAAATTAATGAGACAAGATACTTACGTCAAAATACCAGCTCAAGATGAACAAATCAAGAAATCGGATATCGTTAAATCGCCGGAATCTAAAACTCCCACGAG TGACAGTCGTTCTCAGAACGAATTCGCTGAAGAGACATTCTTCCAACCAATCTCAGATAATAAGATTAA AGCTGAACCCAGTACTGAAATGAAAGCTGCGATGAAAGTTCTAAATGATTCACTTCACAAACcaacattctcaaaactgaaACAAACTACTCTGAAGAACGCAATATCTGTAATTCAACAAGAATGGTTCAAA ATATCCAGTTTAAGTATCGCAGATCCTTTAGTTGTCGAAGACTACCTGGATGCCATTGAGGAAATCTCCACCAGCTTATTAGAATACGTGGTTAATATGCGAGATGGAGcc GGTAACACAGCGATGCATTATGCTGTATCTCATGGCAACTTCGACGTTGTTTCGATTCTACTCGATTCTAAAGTTTGCGATATAAACGTAGTCAACGACGCTGGATATACTTGTATAATGCTCGTTTCATTGGCCGAAATAAAATCTTCAACTCATTGTGATGTTATCAGACGTTTGTTCCAAATGGCCGATATAAATTTAAAAGCTAAAAAG cATGGTCAGACTACTTTGATGTTAGCCGCATCCCATGGTAAACTGGACGTTGTAAATTTACTACTTGAATGCGGCGCTGATGTCAATATTCAAGACGATGATGGTAGTACAGCTCTTATGTGTGCTGCTGAGCACGGTTATTTGGATATCGTAAATGCTCTATCTTCGCATCCAGAATGTGATTTAACCATTAAAGATAAC GATGGCAGTAATGCATTGACCATTGCAATGGAAGCCGGCCATCGAGAGATCGGTATCGCTCTGTATGCTCGTCAACATTTCGCTGATATGAATTCAAACGGATCCAAAGAGAAACGATCGAGAAGTGCTAATCCAATTCTAATGGAACATCGAACGCGAACTCCATCGTTGAAATCTACCCCATCTTCGCCTTCAGCTGCTTTGTGA
- the Kank gene encoding uncharacterized protein Kank isoform X4 translates to MRSFTRDMPAKASPDVQESLEQALHDFEETLIRSCTTDSRSPITSPLLSNHFSSSLSLRSDTKSDYTYKPINGEREKYVNGDINFTTTTTQSTATMTVSPKKPQFKETGINCSVITRDVGTNYSLFNHVNVATNTSLDTTDSQTMTELSSPEQPRRKFSLTQIFNDAKKSNFTSVGTQTFNKITLLEIIEKRDTGIQTEPDTRTECTLKNIFDGKYKRNRSVATSTQDLPNSTPHSSGLTQLQTDLINLKRTYSKYCQTKDVIVKENVLCTKRGCQTDQIPVPRTKESGVNTIKKKLVDASTETSFSTPVLCEKCQTSNLSNLGKDSPLSVSKIPRPKSIPIAPHNRKKLMRQDTYVKIPAQDEQIKKSDIVKSPESKTPTSDSRSQNEFAEETFFQPISDNKIKAEPSTEMKAAMKVLNDSLHKPTFSKLKQTTLKNAISVIQQEWFKISSLSIADPLVVEDYLDAIEEISTSLLEYVVNMRDGAGNTAMHYAVSHGNFDVVSILLDSKVCDINVVNDAGYTCIMLVSLAEIKSSTHCDVIRRLFQMADINLKAKKHGQTTLMLAASHGKLDVVNLLLECGADVNIQDDDGSTALMCAAEHGYLDIVNALSSHPECDLTIKDNDGSNALTIAMEAGHREIGIALYARQHFADMNSNGSKEKRSRSANPILMEHRTRTPSLKSTPSSPSAAL, encoded by the exons ATGAGATCGTTTACAAG AGATATGCCGGCGAAAGCTTCACCGGATGTTCAAGAGTCACTGGAACAAGCTCTGCACGATTTCGAAGAAACCTTGATACGGTCGTGTACTACTGATTCTAGATCTCCAATCACGTCGCCTTTGCTTAGTAATCATTTCAGTAGTTCTTTGTCTTTGCGAAGCGATACAAAATCGG atTACACATATAAGCCGATAAATGGCGAAAGAGAGAAATACGTGAACGGAGATATCAATtttacaacgacgacgacgcagaGCACGGCCACGATGACAGTATCGCCAAAAAAGCCACAGTTCAAGGAAACCGGAATCAACTGCTCGGTTATCACTAGAGATGTGGGTACGAATTACAGTCTATTCAATCACGTCAACGTAGCCACAAATACTTCGCTGGATACTACGGATTCTCAAACGATGACTGAACTTTCATCACCGGAACAACCCAGACGTAAATTTAGTCTGACGCAGATTTTTAacgatgcaaaaaaatcaaatttcacttcAGTTGGTACCCAAACGTTCAACAAAATCACACTTttagaaataattgaaaaaagagaCACCGGTATACAAACTGAACCCGATACCCGGACTGAATGCACATTGAAGAATATCTTCGATGGTAAATATAAAAGAAATCGATCGGTGGCGACGTCTACGCAAGATCTACCAAATTCAACTCCACATTCCAGTGGACTTACTCAACTACAGACTGATctaataaatttaaaacgaaCTTATTCCAAATACTGCCAAACGAAAGATGTTATCGTTAAGGAAAATGTTCTATGTACGAAACGAGGGTGTCAGACGGATCAGATACCAGTACCTCGAACGAAAGAGTCCGGTGTCAATACGATTAAGAAAAAATTAGTCGACGCGTCCACTGAGACGTCTTTCAGTACGCCTGTATTGTGCGAAAAATGCCAAACGAGCAACTTATCCAATTTGGGTAAGGATAGTCCGTTATCTGTATCGAAAATACCGCGACCAAAAAGCATACCTATCGCGCCTCATAACAGGAAGAAATTAATGAGACAAGATACTTACGTCAAAATACCAGCTCAAGATGAACAAATCAAGAAATCGGATATCGTTAAATCGCCGGAATCTAAAACTCCCACGAG TGACAGTCGTTCTCAGAACGAATTCGCTGAAGAGACATTCTTCCAACCAATCTCAGATAATAAGATTAA AGCTGAACCCAGTACTGAAATGAAAGCTGCGATGAAAGTTCTAAATGATTCACTTCACAAACcaacattctcaaaactgaaACAAACTACTCTGAAGAACGCAATATCTGTAATTCAACAAGAATGGTTCAAA ATATCCAGTTTAAGTATCGCAGATCCTTTAGTTGTCGAAGACTACCTGGATGCCATTGAGGAAATCTCCACCAGCTTATTAGAATACGTGGTTAATATGCGAGATGGAGcc GGTAACACAGCGATGCATTATGCTGTATCTCATGGCAACTTCGACGTTGTTTCGATTCTACTCGATTCTAAAGTTTGCGATATAAACGTAGTCAACGACGCTGGATATACTTGTATAATGCTCGTTTCATTGGCCGAAATAAAATCTTCAACTCATTGTGATGTTATCAGACGTTTGTTCCAAATGGCCGATATAAATTTAAAAGCTAAAAAG cATGGTCAGACTACTTTGATGTTAGCCGCATCCCATGGTAAACTGGACGTTGTAAATTTACTACTTGAATGCGGCGCTGATGTCAATATTCAAGACGATGATGGTAGTACAGCTCTTATGTGTGCTGCTGAGCACGGTTATTTGGATATCGTAAATGCTCTATCTTCGCATCCAGAATGTGATTTAACCATTAAAGATAAC GATGGCAGTAATGCATTGACCATTGCAATGGAAGCCGGCCATCGAGAGATCGGTATCGCTCTGTATGCTCGTCAACATTTCGCTGATATGAATTCAAACGGATCCAAAGAGAAACGATCGAGAAGTGCTAATCCAATTCTAATGGAACATCGAACGCGAACTCCATCGTTGAAATCTACCCCATCTTCGCCTTCAGCTGCTTTGTGA
- the Kank gene encoding uncharacterized protein Kank isoform X2: MSNQGLITNGKYWTTECIRHPKRRLCTCCPNGMHIDVDFDIFYKTLTKMQRNNVESPTKQFKYFKRKQEPTFDALLGSQNHPTSNIDEIVYKSRDMPAKASPDVQESLEQALHDFEETLIRSCTTDSRSPITSPLLSNHFSSSLSLRSDTKSDYTYKPINGEREKYVNGDINFTTTTTQSTATMTVSPKKPQFKETGINCSVITRDVGTNYSLFNHVNVATNTSLDTTDSQTMTELSSPEQPRRKFSLTQIFNDAKKSNFTSVGTQTFNKITLLEIIEKRDTGIQTEPDTRTECTLKNIFDGKYKRNRSVATSTQDLPNSTPHSSGLTQLQTDLINLKRTYSKYCQTKDVIVKENVLCTKRGCQTDQIPVPRTKESGVNTIKKKLVDASTETSFSTPVLCEKCQTSNLSNLGKDSPLSVSKIPRPKSIPIAPHNRKKLMRQDTYVKIPAQDEQIKKSDIVKSPESKTPTSDSRSQNEFAEETFFQPISDNKIKAEPSTEMKAAMKVLNDSLHKPTFSKLKQTTLKNAISVIQQEWFKISSLSIADPLVVEDYLDAIEEISTSLLEYVVNMRDGAGNTAMHYAVSHGNFDVVSILLDSKVCDINVVNDAGYTCIMLVSLAEIKSSTHCDVIRRLFQMADINLKAKKHGQTTLMLAASHGKLDVVNLLLECGADVNIQDDDGSTALMCAAEHGYLDIVNALSSHPECDLTIKDNDGSNALTIAMEAGHREIGIALYARQHFADMNSNGSKEKRSRSANPILMEHRTRTPSLKSTPSSPSAAL, encoded by the exons ATGTCTAATCAGG GTTTAATAACGAACGGTAAATATTGGACGACGGAATGCATCAGGCATCCAAAACGCAGATTATGCACGTGTTGTCCAAATGGAATGCATATCGATGTAGATTTCGAcatattttataaaactttaaCCAAAATGCAACGTAACAATGTAGAATCACCGACTAAACAATTCAAGTACTTTAAACGAAAACAAGAGCCGACGTTCGACGCATTGCTCGGATCGCAGAATCATCCAACCAGCAACATCGATGAGATCGTTTACAAG AGCAGAGATATGCCGGCGAAAGCTTCACCGGATGTTCAAGAGTCACTGGAACAAGCTCTGCACGATTTCGAAGAAACCTTGATACGGTCGTGTACTACTGATTCTAGATCTCCAATCACGTCGCCTTTGCTTAGTAATCATTTCAGTAGTTCTTTGTCTTTGCGAAGCGATACAAAATCGG atTACACATATAAGCCGATAAATGGCGAAAGAGAGAAATACGTGAACGGAGATATCAATtttacaacgacgacgacgcagaGCACGGCCACGATGACAGTATCGCCAAAAAAGCCACAGTTCAAGGAAACCGGAATCAACTGCTCGGTTATCACTAGAGATGTGGGTACGAATTACAGTCTATTCAATCACGTCAACGTAGCCACAAATACTTCGCTGGATACTACGGATTCTCAAACGATGACTGAACTTTCATCACCGGAACAACCCAGACGTAAATTTAGTCTGACGCAGATTTTTAacgatgcaaaaaaatcaaatttcacttcAGTTGGTACCCAAACGTTCAACAAAATCACACTTttagaaataattgaaaaaagagaCACCGGTATACAAACTGAACCCGATACCCGGACTGAATGCACATTGAAGAATATCTTCGATGGTAAATATAAAAGAAATCGATCGGTGGCGACGTCTACGCAAGATCTACCAAATTCAACTCCACATTCCAGTGGACTTACTCAACTACAGACTGATctaataaatttaaaacgaaCTTATTCCAAATACTGCCAAACGAAAGATGTTATCGTTAAGGAAAATGTTCTATGTACGAAACGAGGGTGTCAGACGGATCAGATACCAGTACCTCGAACGAAAGAGTCCGGTGTCAATACGATTAAGAAAAAATTAGTCGACGCGTCCACTGAGACGTCTTTCAGTACGCCTGTATTGTGCGAAAAATGCCAAACGAGCAACTTATCCAATTTGGGTAAGGATAGTCCGTTATCTGTATCGAAAATACCGCGACCAAAAAGCATACCTATCGCGCCTCATAACAGGAAGAAATTAATGAGACAAGATACTTACGTCAAAATACCAGCTCAAGATGAACAAATCAAGAAATCGGATATCGTTAAATCGCCGGAATCTAAAACTCCCACGAG TGACAGTCGTTCTCAGAACGAATTCGCTGAAGAGACATTCTTCCAACCAATCTCAGATAATAAGATTAA AGCTGAACCCAGTACTGAAATGAAAGCTGCGATGAAAGTTCTAAATGATTCACTTCACAAACcaacattctcaaaactgaaACAAACTACTCTGAAGAACGCAATATCTGTAATTCAACAAGAATGGTTCAAA ATATCCAGTTTAAGTATCGCAGATCCTTTAGTTGTCGAAGACTACCTGGATGCCATTGAGGAAATCTCCACCAGCTTATTAGAATACGTGGTTAATATGCGAGATGGAGcc GGTAACACAGCGATGCATTATGCTGTATCTCATGGCAACTTCGACGTTGTTTCGATTCTACTCGATTCTAAAGTTTGCGATATAAACGTAGTCAACGACGCTGGATATACTTGTATAATGCTCGTTTCATTGGCCGAAATAAAATCTTCAACTCATTGTGATGTTATCAGACGTTTGTTCCAAATGGCCGATATAAATTTAAAAGCTAAAAAG cATGGTCAGACTACTTTGATGTTAGCCGCATCCCATGGTAAACTGGACGTTGTAAATTTACTACTTGAATGCGGCGCTGATGTCAATATTCAAGACGATGATGGTAGTACAGCTCTTATGTGTGCTGCTGAGCACGGTTATTTGGATATCGTAAATGCTCTATCTTCGCATCCAGAATGTGATTTAACCATTAAAGATAAC GATGGCAGTAATGCATTGACCATTGCAATGGAAGCCGGCCATCGAGAGATCGGTATCGCTCTGTATGCTCGTCAACATTTCGCTGATATGAATTCAAACGGATCCAAAGAGAAACGATCGAGAAGTGCTAATCCAATTCTAATGGAACATCGAACGCGAACTCCATCGTTGAAATCTACCCCATCTTCGCCTTCAGCTGCTTTGTGA
- the LOC135844047 gene encoding host cell factor 1-like, giving the protein MDTKEEANGNDAFNDALITLASAALTRDSMPVVKKEIPTPQPPSSGTPSPIEEPPWHDVGIFSATSCMVNRFFVSDRTNDHATTTSENLPDYSNLGVMELLPGTAYKFRVAAVNSCGRGEWSDVSAFKTCLLGFPGAPCQIKISRTAEGARLQWEPPTLISGEILEYSVCLAVKSSQNSGTVPLKDLPFKRVYCGIENQAFVDNQSLTAAHVDVTTKPAIIFRIAARNEKGYGPATQVRWLQDMSPSKNHNEHSKKDANRKKLSKLRVPS; this is encoded by the coding sequence ATGGATACTAAAGAAGAAGCCAACGGAAACGACGCGTTCAACGACGCTTTAATCACATTAGCATCCGCAGCCCTAACCAGAGATTCGATGCCGGTGGTCAAGAAAGAGATACCAACACCGCAGCCACCCAGCAGCGGTACACCTTCGCCCATAGAAGAACCGCCATGGCACGACGTCGGTATCTTCAGCGCCACCTCGTGCATGGTGAATCGTTTTTTCGTCTCAGACAGGACCAACGATCACGCCACCACTACGTCCGAAAACCTGCCAGATTATAGTAATTTAGGCGTTATGGAATTACTGCCCGGAACGGCGTATAAATTCAGAGTAGCCGCGGTCAACTCGTGCGGACGGGGCGAATGGAGCGACGTATCGGCGTTCAAAACCTGCCTACTAGGGTTCCCCGGAGCTCCTTGCCAAATTAAAATATCTCGGACTGCCGAAGGTGCTAGATTGCAATGGGAGCCACCCACCCTGATCTCAGGTGAAATCCTAGAGTATTCTGTTTGTCTGGCTGTGAAATCATCCCAGAATTCCGGCACAGTACCGTTGAAAGATTTGCCATTTAAAAGGGTCTACTGCGGTATCGAGAATCAAGCTTTCGTCGATAACCAATCGTTGACAGCTGCCCATGTCGACGTGACCACCAAACCCGCCATTATATTTCGTATAGCGGCCAGAAACGAAAAAGGGTACGGGCCAGCGACCCAAGTTAGGTGGTTGCAAGACATGTCTCCGTCCAAAAACCACAACGAACATTCCAAAAAAGATGCCAATCGTAAGAAACTTTCTAAACTACGTGTACCTTCGTAG
- the Kank gene encoding uncharacterized protein Kank isoform X3 — MSGLITNGKYWTTECIRHPKRRLCTCCPNGMHIDVDFDIFYKTLTKMQRNNVESPTKQFKYFKRKQEPTFDALLGSQNHPTSNIDEIVYKSRDMPAKASPDVQESLEQALHDFEETLIRSCTTDSRSPITSPLLSNHFSSSLSLRSDTKSDYTYKPINGEREKYVNGDINFTTTTTQSTATMTVSPKKPQFKETGINCSVITRDVGTNYSLFNHVNVATNTSLDTTDSQTMTELSSPEQPRRKFSLTQIFNDAKKSNFTSVGTQTFNKITLLEIIEKRDTGIQTEPDTRTECTLKNIFDGKYKRNRSVATSTQDLPNSTPHSSGLTQLQTDLINLKRTYSKYCQTKDVIVKENVLCTKRGCQTDQIPVPRTKESGVNTIKKKLVDASTETSFSTPVLCEKCQTSNLSNLGKDSPLSVSKIPRPKSIPIAPHNRKKLMRQDTYVKIPAQDEQIKKSDIVKSPESKTPTSDSRSQNEFAEETFFQPISDNKIKAEPSTEMKAAMKVLNDSLHKPTFSKLKQTTLKNAISVIQQEWFKISSLSIADPLVVEDYLDAIEEISTSLLEYVVNMRDGAGNTAMHYAVSHGNFDVVSILLDSKVCDINVVNDAGYTCIMLVSLAEIKSSTHCDVIRRLFQMADINLKAKKHGQTTLMLAASHGKLDVVNLLLECGADVNIQDDDGSTALMCAAEHGYLDIVNALSSHPECDLTIKDNDGSNALTIAMEAGHREIGIALYARQHFADMNSNGSKEKRSRSANPILMEHRTRTPSLKSTPSSPSAAL, encoded by the exons ATGTCAG GTTTAATAACGAACGGTAAATATTGGACGACGGAATGCATCAGGCATCCAAAACGCAGATTATGCACGTGTTGTCCAAATGGAATGCATATCGATGTAGATTTCGAcatattttataaaactttaaCCAAAATGCAACGTAACAATGTAGAATCACCGACTAAACAATTCAAGTACTTTAAACGAAAACAAGAGCCGACGTTCGACGCATTGCTCGGATCGCAGAATCATCCAACCAGCAACATCGATGAGATCGTTTACAAG AGCAGAGATATGCCGGCGAAAGCTTCACCGGATGTTCAAGAGTCACTGGAACAAGCTCTGCACGATTTCGAAGAAACCTTGATACGGTCGTGTACTACTGATTCTAGATCTCCAATCACGTCGCCTTTGCTTAGTAATCATTTCAGTAGTTCTTTGTCTTTGCGAAGCGATACAAAATCGG atTACACATATAAGCCGATAAATGGCGAAAGAGAGAAATACGTGAACGGAGATATCAATtttacaacgacgacgacgcagaGCACGGCCACGATGACAGTATCGCCAAAAAAGCCACAGTTCAAGGAAACCGGAATCAACTGCTCGGTTATCACTAGAGATGTGGGTACGAATTACAGTCTATTCAATCACGTCAACGTAGCCACAAATACTTCGCTGGATACTACGGATTCTCAAACGATGACTGAACTTTCATCACCGGAACAACCCAGACGTAAATTTAGTCTGACGCAGATTTTTAacgatgcaaaaaaatcaaatttcacttcAGTTGGTACCCAAACGTTCAACAAAATCACACTTttagaaataattgaaaaaagagaCACCGGTATACAAACTGAACCCGATACCCGGACTGAATGCACATTGAAGAATATCTTCGATGGTAAATATAAAAGAAATCGATCGGTGGCGACGTCTACGCAAGATCTACCAAATTCAACTCCACATTCCAGTGGACTTACTCAACTACAGACTGATctaataaatttaaaacgaaCTTATTCCAAATACTGCCAAACGAAAGATGTTATCGTTAAGGAAAATGTTCTATGTACGAAACGAGGGTGTCAGACGGATCAGATACCAGTACCTCGAACGAAAGAGTCCGGTGTCAATACGATTAAGAAAAAATTAGTCGACGCGTCCACTGAGACGTCTTTCAGTACGCCTGTATTGTGCGAAAAATGCCAAACGAGCAACTTATCCAATTTGGGTAAGGATAGTCCGTTATCTGTATCGAAAATACCGCGACCAAAAAGCATACCTATCGCGCCTCATAACAGGAAGAAATTAATGAGACAAGATACTTACGTCAAAATACCAGCTCAAGATGAACAAATCAAGAAATCGGATATCGTTAAATCGCCGGAATCTAAAACTCCCACGAG TGACAGTCGTTCTCAGAACGAATTCGCTGAAGAGACATTCTTCCAACCAATCTCAGATAATAAGATTAA AGCTGAACCCAGTACTGAAATGAAAGCTGCGATGAAAGTTCTAAATGATTCACTTCACAAACcaacattctcaaaactgaaACAAACTACTCTGAAGAACGCAATATCTGTAATTCAACAAGAATGGTTCAAA ATATCCAGTTTAAGTATCGCAGATCCTTTAGTTGTCGAAGACTACCTGGATGCCATTGAGGAAATCTCCACCAGCTTATTAGAATACGTGGTTAATATGCGAGATGGAGcc GGTAACACAGCGATGCATTATGCTGTATCTCATGGCAACTTCGACGTTGTTTCGATTCTACTCGATTCTAAAGTTTGCGATATAAACGTAGTCAACGACGCTGGATATACTTGTATAATGCTCGTTTCATTGGCCGAAATAAAATCTTCAACTCATTGTGATGTTATCAGACGTTTGTTCCAAATGGCCGATATAAATTTAAAAGCTAAAAAG cATGGTCAGACTACTTTGATGTTAGCCGCATCCCATGGTAAACTGGACGTTGTAAATTTACTACTTGAATGCGGCGCTGATGTCAATATTCAAGACGATGATGGTAGTACAGCTCTTATGTGTGCTGCTGAGCACGGTTATTTGGATATCGTAAATGCTCTATCTTCGCATCCAGAATGTGATTTAACCATTAAAGATAAC GATGGCAGTAATGCATTGACCATTGCAATGGAAGCCGGCCATCGAGAGATCGGTATCGCTCTGTATGCTCGTCAACATTTCGCTGATATGAATTCAAACGGATCCAAAGAGAAACGATCGAGAAGTGCTAATCCAATTCTAATGGAACATCGAACGCGAACTCCATCGTTGAAATCTACCCCATCTTCGCCTTCAGCTGCTTTGTGA